The genomic interval CTGTCCCTGCCTGCCGGCTTCCTGCAGAAAGTCTTTAATACCCTGTACGATCTTGTCTGCCAATACCAGCCTGAAGTTCTCATCAAGTATCCGCATCTCATCTTCCGGGTAACTGAGGAAAAGTGTTTCTATGAGAGCCGTGGGCATCTCCGTAGGCATGTTCAGGATGAAGTTAAAATTGGCATTATTCTTAAAATCTGCCAGTCCGGTTTCCAGGAGCCGGTCGTGAATGTGCCGGTTCAGCGGCTCGCAGAAGGGATATTTGTAGTAATTGGCAGTGCCTTTCACATCTACCGGGTTGATGGAGGAATTCATATGAATGCTCAGCAACAGGTCGGGGGCCAGCTGACGATAATTATATAAGCGGGCCTGGTTGTCCACAAATACATCGCTTACCCTTGTGGTGATAACATGGGCGCCCTCTTTTTCCAGTGCCACCTTCACCAGCATGGCCAGGTTGAGGGTTAACTGTTTTTCGGCCACTCCCATGGCGCCGGCGGTGCCGATATTACCACCTCCATGACCGGCATCTACTGCAATGGTCAGGTCTTTCAGCTGAAGGCTGGCGGGCTGGTGTTTGATCCGGATGGTCAGCCGGTTACTGTCTGCATAAAATATCTTGTAGCCCCAGGGCTGGTTATGCGTCAATGAAACTGCTATACGGAATACATCAGGGCCTACCTGCTGCCAGTCTATCCGGCTGATCTCTCCCGTGCCTTGCGTTTGCGGCAGAAACCCCGGCTCTGACAAGGCGCCGTGAATATCTACAATGAGCTTACCCGGATTCACTTCCTGCGTAGAGAGGTAAGGCAGTTTGTCGGCCAGACCAACGGAGATATAGTCGAATTGCTTGTCGCTCCACACCCGCGCCTCGTTCACAATACTCTGAGGGGCCGGTTCTGTTGCCGTCATCGTATCTACCAGGCTTTCAGGAATGTAGGCAAACTGGTTAGCGCTGAGTTTTACCCGGAAGTGACTGCCTTCTTTACCGGTCACATGCAGTAGTACGTCGCCGTCGAGATAGCCCATTTTTTCCGGGCCCAGGCGGTCTCCTTCAGGAGATATGGTCAGATAGGTCTGATCGTCAATCGTGCGGGCTGTCAGTTGGGTATTGCGTTGGTAGGTATAACGGAATGTACCAGGCAATACCGCTGTCTGCCCTTTATATTTCAGGAAGACGTTGATCTTGCCATCCAGGAGCGAATCGGCTTCTGTCAGCACATAATACCCCTGGTAAAAGCCTGCGATCCCGCTTGTCTGCGCTGCAGGCAATTCCGGGATGGGGGTACCATTGAACCAGCTGGCTTGTCCGCCGGGATAGCCTTTCATACGTACCCGTAGGGTATCACCTGCGGAAAGGATCGCATTGGCTTTGGGCGATATCGTTACATAGTCGATACGGAAAGACGGCGTCACCCGCAATGGTGGCGGCGGATTATAGTAGAAATGGTATGTACGCGATACAAATTTGCCGGAACTGTCGGTAGCTGAAAGTACCATCGTCGTTTTCCCTGGTTTCAGGTCGCGTTTCAGTGCGAATACACCATTGGGGTATACATAAATGCTGTCATTGTTCAGCAATACCTTACAGCCTTCGCATGTGCGGCCTGAAAAATATTGTCTGGCGCTGCTGGTATTGATCTCTGTCCTGAGTGGTTGAGCCATTTTCAGGAATGCCTGTGCATGCAGTTGTAGACCTGTATACGCTGTTTGTATCAGTAATAGTAGTGCGAATCTCCTCATAGTCCCACGACAAAGTAAACAAAAAAAATGCCATCCGCTCTTACGGATGGCACTCGAAAATATTGAAAAATTGCGATGGTGAAGCTTACCAGGCGTATTTATTTTCTGCGATCAGTTTATCAGCGATGCGCCTGCGTGCATCCCTGGTATTAAAAGGAGCTGTTTTGGTGAAGCGTTTGATACCGAGTAACATCATACGTTGTTCATCACCACTGGCGAATGAATTGATGGCATCTTTCGCGTATTTATTGATGCGGTCAGCCGTATCGTTGATATAGGTACGAACGATGTCTGCCTGAAGGGCATTGACGCTTTCGCCTTCCAGTTCCACTCTTTTCAGCAACCGGAGCAGGGCGCTTTCTGCGGTGAATGTTTCGATGGCCATGTCTGCAATGTTCATCAGTATTTCCTGTTCGTTCTGCAGGTCCTGCATCAGTTTCTGAACAGCGCCGCCGGCTACCAGCAGAATAGCTTTCTTGAAGTTAGCGATCGCTTTTTTCTCGGCGCTGAAAGGCGTTTCATCTTCATTGCCGAAATCAGGAATGCTCATCAGCTCTTTCATGACATTCATAGCAGGCGTCATGAGGTCCAGGCGGCCTTTCATGGCGCGCTTTAATGTCATATCCAGGGCCAGCAGGCGGTTGATCTCATTGGTGCCTTCGAATATACGGTTGATGCGGCTGTCGCGGTAGGACTTGGAGATGACATATTCATCGCTGAAGCCATTGCCGCCATGTATCTGCACGCCTTCATCCACAGCAAAGTCCAGTGCTTCAGAGC from Chitinophaga filiformis carries:
- a CDS encoding N-acetylmuramoyl-L-alanine amidase, whose amino-acid sequence is MRRFALLLLIQTAYTGLQLHAQAFLKMAQPLRTEINTSSARQYFSGRTCEGCKVLLNNDSIYVYPNGVFALKRDLKPGKTTMVLSATDSSGKFVSRTYHFYYNPPPPLRVTPSFRIDYVTISPKANAILSAGDTLRVRMKGYPGGQASWFNGTPIPELPAAQTSGIAGFYQGYYVLTEADSLLDGKINVFLKYKGQTAVLPGTFRYTYQRNTQLTARTIDDQTYLTISPEGDRLGPEKMGYLDGDVLLHVTGKEGSHFRVKLSANQFAYIPESLVDTMTATEPAPQSIVNEARVWSDKQFDYISVGLADKLPYLSTQEVNPGKLIVDIHGALSEPGFLPQTQGTGEISRIDWQQVGPDVFRIAVSLTHNQPWGYKIFYADSNRLTIRIKHQPASLQLKDLTIAVDAGHGGGNIGTAGAMGVAEKQLTLNLAMLVKVALEKEGAHVITTRVSDVFVDNQARLYNYRQLAPDLLLSIHMNSSINPVDVKGTANYYKYPFCEPLNRHIHDRLLETGLADFKNNANFNFILNMPTEMPTALIETLFLSYPEDEMRILDENFRLVLADKIVQGIKDFLQEAGRQGQ